In Ruminococcaceae bacterium R-25, a genomic segment contains:
- a CDS encoding LSU ribosomal protein L23P produces MKSPYDVIIKPIITEKTMASTEEGKYTFVVAPNAEKPEIKAAAEKLFGVKVLAVNVANFDGKKRRLRNKPGTTPAYKKAVVTIATDAVENTYLGKGGKAVKAGTKNKTSIEEFGFGQ; encoded by the coding sequence ATGAAGTCCCCCTATGATGTAATCATTAAGCCCATCATCACAGAGAAGACGATGGCTAGCACAGAAGAGGGCAAGTACACTTTCGTAGTTGCACCTAACGCTGAAAAGCCTGAGATCAAGGCAGCAGCAGAGAAGCTCTTCGGTGTTAAGGTTCTTGCTGTTAACGTTGCTAATTTTGACGGTAAGAAGAGAAGACTTAGAAATAAGCCCGGCACAACACCTGCTTACAAGAAGGCAGTTGTTACAATCGCTACAGACGCTGTTGAGAACACATACCTCGGCAAGGGCGGCAAGGCAGTAAAGGCCGGAACAAAGAACAAGACATCAATCGAAGAATTCGGTTTTGGTCAGTAA
- a CDS encoding LSU ribosomal protein L2P, translated as MAVKTFKPTSPAVRGMAIADYSVLTKKDPEKSLLKSRKKTGGRNSYGRITVRHIGGGNRTKLRVIDWKRDRAGIPATVKAIEYDPNRTAYLALIQYVDGVKSYILAPEGLKVGHKVESGPDADILNGNVLPISSIPVGTVICCVEMNPGKGAQLVRTAGASAQLMAKENGFAQIRLPSGEVRMVPEKCRAMIGSIGNAEHENVKLGKAGKSRHAGVRPAVRGVVMNPNDHPHGGGEGKSPIGLPGPVTPWGVPTLGKKTRNKKKQSSKYIVKSRKA; from the coding sequence ATGGCAGTAAAAACATTTAAACCTACTTCTCCCGCAGTTCGTGGAATGGCCATAGCTGACTATTCCGTTCTTACAAAGAAGGACCCGGAGAAGAGCCTTCTTAAGTCAAGGAAGAAGACAGGCGGCCGTAACTCTTATGGCCGTATCACGGTTCGCCATATCGGCGGCGGTAACCGTACAAAGCTCAGAGTAATCGATTGGAAGCGTGACAGAGCAGGTATCCCTGCTACAGTCAAGGCAATCGAGTACGATCCTAACAGAACAGCTTACTTAGCACTCATTCAGTATGTTGACGGTGTTAAGTCCTACATCCTCGCTCCCGAGGGCCTCAAGGTAGGTCACAAGGTTGAGAGCGGTCCGGATGCAGATATCCTTAACGGCAACGTTCTTCCTATTTCCTCTATCCCGGTAGGTACAGTTATCTGCTGCGTAGAGATGAATCCCGGCAAGGGCGCTCAGCTCGTTAGAACAGCTGGTGCTTCTGCTCAGCTCATGGCTAAGGAGAACGGCTTCGCTCAGATCCGTCTTCCTTCCGGTGAAGTTCGTATGGTTCCCGAGAAGTGCCGCGCAATGATCGGTTCTATCGGCAACGCAGAGCACGAGAACGTTAAGCTCGGTAAAGCTGGTAAGTCCAGACACGCTGGTGTAAGACCTGCAGTTAGAGGTGTCGTAATGAACCCTAACGATCACCCTCACGGCGGTGGTGAAGGTAAGTCTCCTATCGGTCTCCCTGGCCCTGTTACACCTTGGGGTGTTCCTACATTGGGTAAGAAGACACGTAATAAGAAGAAGCAGTCCAGCAAGTATATTGTTAAGTCGAGAAAGGCATAA
- a CDS encoding SSU ribosomal protein S19P produces the protein MSRSTKKGYYVQDALMKKVEALNAANDKKIIQTWSRASTIFPEFVGHTIAVYDGHKHVPVYVTEDMVGHKLGEFAPTRKFGGHTSNEKSASNS, from the coding sequence ATGAGTAGATCAACCAAAAAGGGCTATTACGTTCAGGACGCTCTCATGAAGAAGGTCGAGGCGTTGAATGCAGCCAACGACAAGAAGATTATCCAGACATGGTCTAGAGCTTCTACGATTTTCCCTGAATTCGTCGGCCACACAATTGCTGTATACGACGGTCACAAGCATGTTCCGGTATACGTTACTGAGGACATGGTAGGACATAAGCTTGGCGAGTTCGCACCTACACGTAAGTTCGGCGGTCACACAAGCAACGAGAAGTCCGCTTCTAACTCATAA
- a CDS encoding large subunit ribosomal protein L22, whose translation MEKIILSRDNIEKNREKILEAYAAPSKSSNKLPTPTKKQRKLLGMGRDRGTATAKYVRIAPRKVRVVANLIKGKSLDDAYAILTYTPKAASPVIAKVLKSAEANAVNNFDLSRDKLYVAECISNPGPVLKRYIPRARGSASSIKKRTSHVTVVLKERV comes from the coding sequence GTGGAAAAGATTATTTTAAGCAGAGACAATATTGAGAAGAACCGCGAGAAGATCCTCGAAGCTTATGCGGCACCTTCCAAGTCTTCAAATAAGCTCCCCACTCCTACAAAGAAGCAGAGAAAGCTTCTCGGAATGGGCAGAGACAGAGGAACAGCTACAGCTAAGTACGTTAGAATTGCTCCCCGTAAGGTAAGAGTAGTTGCTAACCTCATCAAGGGTAAGTCTTTAGATGATGCTTATGCTATCCTCACATACACACCCAAGGCAGCATCACCTGTTATCGCTAAGGTTTTGAAGTCTGCTGAAGCTAACGCTGTCAACAACTTCGACCTCTCCAGAGACAAGCTTTATGTTGCTGAGTGCATTTCCAATCCCGGCCCTGTTCTCAAGAGATACATCCCGAGAGCAAGAGGTTCGGCTAGTTCGATCAAGAAGAGAACAAGTCACGTTACTGTAGTTCTCAAGGAAAGGGTATAA
- a CDS encoding SSU ribosomal protein S3P has translation MGQKVNPNGLRVGVIDDWSSHWYADKNTFSDCLVEDQKIREFVLKAVEPIARGNAKKPVDESRTNVAGVSKVIIDRKGTDRINVIVKTARPSLVGGDKGSGRMALKDALEKEFNKNVSKDKKRVFTVDIEVIKNSDTDALLVAQNIASQLENRASFRRAMKRAMQMAMKQPGVLGIKTKCSGRLGGAEIARSETYHEGTIPLQTLRADIDYGFAEAKTTYGIIGVKVWIYKGEVFGQKSQSKKSEGGKA, from the coding sequence ATGGGTCAGAAAGTTAACCCTAATGGACTTAGAGTAGGCGTTATCGACGACTGGAGCTCACACTGGTATGCCGACAAGAACACCTTTTCCGATTGTCTTGTCGAAGATCAGAAGATCCGTGAGTTCGTTTTAAAGGCAGTTGAGCCTATCGCAAGAGGCAACGCCAAGAAGCCCGTAGACGAGAGCCGCACAAATGTTGCAGGCGTATCCAAGGTCATCATCGACCGTAAGGGCACAGACAGAATCAACGTTATTGTTAAGACAGCTCGTCCTTCACTCGTAGGTGGAGACAAGGGCTCAGGAAGAATGGCTCTTAAGGATGCACTTGAGAAGGAATTCAACAAGAACGTATCCAAGGATAAGAAGAGAGTATTCACAGTTGATATCGAAGTTATCAAGAACAGTGATACAGATGCACTCCTCGTTGCTCAGAACATCGCTTCTCAGCTCGAGAACCGTGCAAGCTTCAGAAGAGCAATGAAGAGAGCAATGCAGATGGCTATGAAGCAGCCCGGTGTTCTCGGAATCAAGACAAAGTGCTCCGGCCGTTTGGGCGGTGCCGAGATCGCAAGATCCGAGACATATCACGAGGGCACAATCCCGCTTCAGACACTCCGCGCAGATATCGATTATGGATTTGCTGAGGCAAAGACAACATACGGAATCATCGGCGTAAAGGTCTGGATCTACAAGGGTGAAGTATTCGGCCAGAAGAGCCAGTCAAAGAAGTCTGAAGGAGGAAAAGCTTAA
- a CDS encoding LSU ribosomal protein L16P, whose product MLLPKRTKYRKQQRGRMKGQAHRGNFVAYGDYGLQALEPCWIKSNQIEAARIAINRYIKRGGKVWIKIFPDKPVSKKPAQVRMGSGKAANEYWCAVVRPGRVLFEISGVTEEQAREAMRLAGHKLPCKTKFIAKVKEESANEG is encoded by the coding sequence ATGTTACTTCCTAAGAGAACAAAGTATAGAAAGCAGCAGAGAGGCCGTATGAAGGGCCAGGCTCACCGCGGCAACTTCGTAGCTTACGGTGATTACGGTCTTCAGGCTCTTGAACCTTGCTGGATCAAGTCAAATCAGATCGAAGCTGCACGTATCGCAATCAACAGATACATCAAGCGTGGCGGTAAGGTATGGATCAAGATCTTCCCTGATAAGCCGGTATCAAAGAAGCCTGCACAGGTCCGAATGGGTTCAGGTAAGGCAGCAAACGAGTACTGGTGCGCAGTAGTAAGACCTGGAAGAGTTCTTTTCGAGATCTCAGGTGTTACTGAAGAGCAGGCTAGAGAAGCCATGAGACTTGCTGGACATAAGCTCCCTTGCAAGACAAAGTTTATCGCAAAAGTAAAGGAGGAAAGCGCAAATGAAGGTTGA
- a CDS encoding large subunit ribosomal protein L29, producing MKVEEIRKMSDEELSSELASLKEELFKLRFQHATNQLDNPAQIAQVKRDIARVMTIQREKQLAANK from the coding sequence ATGAAGGTTGAAGAAATCCGTAAGATGTCTGATGAAGAACTTTCTTCTGAGCTCGCCTCTTTGAAGGAAGAACTCTTCAAGCTCCGCTTCCAGCATGCAACAAACCAGCTCGATAATCCGGCTCAGATTGCACAGGTTAAGCGCGATATCGCTAGAGTAATGACAATTCAGCGCGAGAAGCAGCTCGCTGCTAATAAGTAA
- a CDS encoding SSU ribosomal protein S17P, with protein sequence MAERNLRKTRVGLVTSDKMDKTITVSVVEHVKHPLYGKIMKRTYKLKAHDENNEAHEGDKVEVMETRPISKDKRWRLVSVVEKAK encoded by the coding sequence ATGGCTGAGAGAAATTTAAGAAAAACCAGAGTCGGTCTCGTTACATCTGACAAGATGGATAAGACGATCACAGTTTCCGTCGTAGAGCACGTTAAGCACCCTCTTTACGGAAAGATCATGAAGAGAACATACAAGCTTAAGGCTCACGATGAGAACAATGAAGCTCACGAGGGCGATAAGGTTGAAGTTATGGAGACACGCCCGATTTCCAAGGATAAGCGTTGGAGACTCGTAAGTGTCGTTGAGAAGGCTAAGTAA